The following proteins are co-located in the Purpureocillium takamizusanense chromosome 10, complete sequence genome:
- a CDS encoding Non-specific serine/threonine protein kinase (EggNog:ENOG503P0IR~COG:T): protein MVPIQLRDLLTTNHKYVASKVLVSELSGQARELQILRHLNEAAPAESAQHITQLLDTFELDGPNGTHECLVFEPMGPSVNSMVEELPQFNPRYRDMKVQYPPQMARSILKQSLQGLALLHENGIAHGDFQPGNMLFTFENIDATPEEELQQIEDESSYSTSPPVKRLDGKPDKWAPRYLSIAQPLAAFTRYSEGFKIKLSDMGGAYFFTDPPAKPVTPKGLRAPELVLTGAYNKSLDIWSFGCLMFELITGEQLFSIFWTDFEDDLHLLQLTASLGPLPDDLYEQWKTSSRYFTPERKLFNCELGGVAEGEEPWMMEEEQPSMEEAFDKAAPELDEEEASVVKKLIRRILQYDVSKRPSPAELLSDPWFAGIDINGGSKE from the exons ATGGTGCCTATTCAACTGCGTGACTTGCTCACGAC GAATCACAAATACGTCGCTTCGAAGGTCCTGGTGTCGGAGCTCTCGGGACAGGCCAGGGAACTGCAAATCCTGCGGCACCTCAATGAagccgcgccggcggagaGCGCCCAACACATCACCCAACTTCTAGACACCTTCGAGCTCGATGGCCCAAATGGAACGCATGAATGTCTCGTCTTCGAGCCAATGGGCCCAAGTGTCAACTCCATGGTGGAAGAACTACCCCAGTTCAACCCTCGCTATCGCGACATGAAGGTCCAGTATCCGCCTCAGATGGCAAGGAGCATTCTCAAGCAATCACTGCAGGGCCTGGCACTCCTTCATGAGAATGGGATCGCTCATGGGGACTTTCAGCCGGGAAACATGCTCTTCACGTTCGAAAATATTGATGCGACCCCGGAAGAAGAACTTCAACAAATTGAAGATGAGAGCAGCTACTCCACTTCTCCGCCTGTAAAGAGGCTGGATGGTAAGCCAGACAAATGGGCGCCCAGATATTTGAGTATTGCGCAACCGCTGGCGGCGTTCACGCGCTACAGTGAGGGTTTCAAGATCAAGCTGTCTGATATGGGTGGGG CGTATTTCTTCACTGATCCGCCTGCGAAGCCTGTGACGCCGAAGGGCCTCCGGGCTCCTGAGCTGGTTCTCACCGGAGCTTACAACAAAAGCCTTGATATCTGGAGCTTTGGCTGTCTCATGTTCGAGCTTATTACAGGGGAACAGCTCTTCTCTATTTTCTGGACCGACTTTGAAGATGATCTCCATCTGCTCCAGCTCACTGCTTCCCTCGGTCCCCTTCCTGACGATCTTTACGAACAATggaagacgtcgtcgcgaTACTTTACCCCTGAGAGGAAGCTTTTCAACTGCGAGCTTGGAGGGGTTGCAGAGGGCGAGGAACCGTggatgatggaggaggagcagccgTCAATGGAGGAGGCTTTCGACAAGGCGGCACCAGaactcgacgaggaagaagccaGCGTTGTCAAGAAGCTGATTCGACGAATTTTGCAGTATGATGTGTCGAAAAGACCCTCACCTGCAGAACTTCTGTCCGATCCCTGGTTTGCTGGGATTGACATTAATGGGGGGTCCAAAGAGTAA
- a CDS encoding uncharacterized protein (EggNog:ENOG503P65Q~TransMembrane:1 (o194-218i)), giving the protein MERHEPDLKLARRLCPLFSTLQQTHCFCYEGVWHRFWTTRGSVPSSTSLKMATTPQTTPPFATNVTTTFTFAPATTAEVLIAPFTAWVTSPYYAVTTASVTAYRSGGNPYPFQATVTIIVPQPSANSSPAALPTTTSISDIHSTALHSNSGQGLSQPEVTEEYTSTSSSATTSVPVGAATGHASESSSTPSTGAIAGIAVGCIVAGLIIGLFGACLLLKRKYKRPAVVDAVVPRAEPKPYMDSGGTGDSIQLGQFLLEATPDKDIAREVQSLGELIRQHVENNYHTKPVAVDMDTLEQSLLKLGFTDEIVPPKRVVMGICLNPQTRYIGLQHVILRVVFACITIDPHGRCSLLPPPVAAFLGSIPTLDSQQQAGERSLTSWAAGKTDQDAQALLLALSKWRVLSAFLLHPNRSMRTPLSTDCGTMYPQAQAHSLVSSLNAFLSNFVKKDSGAWLAQMSHLEAVIMECTKLGYVLFSHPSEWRVVTEEDRAKARGEKRVALVVEAGLEKLSDRDGKPYSSPKRVVDPVVVLC; this is encoded by the coding sequence ATGGAAAGACATGAACCTGACCTTAAACTGGCCCGTCGGCTGTGCCCCCTATTTTCAACCCTTCAGCAAACCCACTGCTTTTGTTATGAAGGTGTGTGGCATCGCTTCTGGACTACGCGCGGGTCGGTTCCCTCATCCACATCTTTGAAGATGGCCACTACACCACAAACAACCCCCCCCTTTGCCACGAatgtcaccaccaccttcacTTTTGCTCCAGCAACTACTGCGGAAGTCTTGATAGCTCCCTTTACCGCCTGGGTCACATCACCTTACTACGCCGTCACGACAGCGAGCGTGACAGCATATAGATCGGGGGGCAACCCATACCCTTTCCAGGCAACCGTAACAATCATTGTGCCTCAGCCATCTGCCAACTCCTCACCTGCAGCATTGCCTACCACGACGAGCATTAGTGACATTCATAGCACGGCTTTACATTCGAATTCTGGCCAGGGTCTCTCCCAGCCTGAGGTCACCGAAGAATACACATCGACTTCAAGTTCGGCGACAACATCAGTGCCTGTGGGTGCTGCCACTGGACATGCCTCGGAATCGTCCTCAACGCCTTCGACAGGCGCAATCGCAGGCATCGCCGTTGGCTGCATAGTCGCTGGCCTGATCATTGGCCTGTTCGGGGCGTGCTTGTTGTTGAAGCGCAAATACAAGAGACCCGCGGTGGTAGACGCTGTGGTGCCTCGTGCCGAGCCGAAGCCCTACATGGATAGCGGTGGCACAGGCGATAGCATCCAGCTCGGCCAGTTCCTCCTCGAGGCGACGCCAGACAAGGATATCGCGCGCGAGGTGCAATCCCTCGGAGAACTTATCCGCCAGCATGTTGAGAACAACTATCACACGAAACCAGTGGCTGTCGACATGGACACGCTGGAGCAGTCGCTCTTGAAGCTCGGATTCACCGATGAGATCGTCCCGCCAAAGCGGGTCGTCATGGGTATATGCCTCAATCCGCAGACACGCTATATAGGGTTGCAGCATGTCATCTtgcgcgtcgtcttcgcttGCATCACTATCGACCCTCATGGCCGGTGCTCGCTACTTCCTCCCCCAGTGGCCGCGTTCCTCGGGTCGATTCCTACCCTCGACTCACAGCAACAAGCAGGCGAGCGGTCGCTTACGAGCTGGGCAGCCGGCAAGACCGACCAAGACGCGCAAGCTCTCCTCCTGGCCCTTTCCAAGTGGCGTGTCCTCTCGGCGTTCTTGCTGCATCCCAATCGCAGCATGCGTACGCCGCTATCGACTGACTGCGGAACCATGTAtccgcaggcgcaggcgcacTCTCTCGTGAGTTCCCTCAACGCCTTTCTGAGCAACTTTGTCAAAAAAGACTCGGGAGCTTGGCTGGCACAGATGAGCCACCTCGAGGCGGTGATCATGGAGTGCACCAAGCTGGGATACGTGCTGTTTTCACACCCAAGTGAGTGGAGGGTTGTCACCGAGGAAGATCGAGCAAAAGCGAGAGGAGAGAAACGCGTCGCCTTGGTTGTTGAAGCTGGATTGGAGAAGCTCAGCGACCGGGACGGAAAGCCATACTCATCGCCAAAGAGAGTAGTAGATCCTGTTGTGGTTTTGTGTTGA
- a CDS encoding uncharacterized protein (EggNog:ENOG503PIGE) yields MKRLSGVRSSLRLFPVAVDGTLVQHEIRRSIGLVNACHRDLQRLVALRNEQQQRQQQQPPQHLDFLESHHLHDHHHANLLRHVDGVIDDASRCLDGACRIVERFRDIGGGGGKASLHMRMEWLASSSSEFRILEPLIRHHHAEVLAGLSSLQQAAVVSRPLPDEAAGRVDIVRRNAPPTEGQEVFENLALLGDIIGDDLAATSSPTPPSQLTTPSLPVPSPVPSPVPSAVSRKPVAYSCLPEPVFPNTLPEPLDSSGSDMYGPRPLSPPWGGLLVGPNARDKAPLAPENDLGLSLLFGVEADLGAETAGLRRCQSPSVPAQCSPLAPSDVSI; encoded by the exons ATGAAGCGCCTCTCAGGTGTCCGCTCCAGCCTCCGCCTCttccccgtcgccgtcgacggcaccCTAGTCCAGCACGAGATCCGCCGCAgcatcggcctcgtcaacgcctGCCACCGAGACCTCcaacgcctcgtcgcgctccgcaacgagcagcagcagcggcagcagcagcagccaccgcaGCACCTAGACTTCCTGGAAAGCCATCATCtccacgaccaccaccatgccaATCTTCTCCGTCACGTGGACGGAGTGATTGACGATGCGAGCCGCTGCCTAGACGGCGCctgccgcatcgtcgagaGGTTTCGCGACatcggcggtggtggcggcaaggCGTCGCTGCATATGCGCATGGAGTGGCTtgcgagcagctcgtccgagTTTCGCATCCTGGAGCCCTTGATACGCCATCACCACGCCGAGGTCCTGGCCGGGCTAAGCTCGCTGCAACAGGCCGCCGTGGTGTCGCGACCTCtgcccgacgaggccgccggccgggtAGACATCGTCAGGCGCAACGCGCCTCCCACCGAGGGACAGGAAGTGTTTGAAAACTTGGCCCTCCTCGGGGACATTATCGGCGATGATCTTGCTG CCACGTccagcccgacgccgccatctcaACTCACAACCCCTTCCCTCCCCGTGCCGAGCCCCGTGCCGAGCCCCGTGCCGAGCGCCGTTTCGCGAAAGCCGGTCGCGTACTCTTGTCTGCCCGAGCCCGTGTTTCCAAACACGCTTCCCGAGCCGCTCGACAGCTCGGGGAGTGACATGTATGGACCGCGGCCGCTGTCTCCTCCTTGGGggggcctcctcgtcggacCCAATGCGCGAGATAAGGCCCCTCTAGCACCTGAAAACGACTTGGGACTATCACTCTTGTTCGGTGTCGAGGCCGATCTCGGTGCGGAGACTGCTGGCTTGCGTCGGTGTCAGTCGCCATCCGTTCCCGCTCAGTGTTCGCCACTTGCTCCCTCGGACGTGTCCATCTAG
- a CDS encoding uncharacterized protein (COG:S~EggNog:ENOG503Q4R5) has product MAEKPDVVVSIDLGTTFTGVAWRTPRTPIQVINDWPGSGDRGERKVPTTLIYNADDTLSSWGFMCADDDDNAPGKTRREFFKIFIDEATIAAAQRQGLLHAPKSTADAQRYATDYLREVYGHVKETVEMQLGRRHFGGGWANMAVTFLFSVPTTWTRMEIINTFKAIIRDAGFGIEGPRHTAQVDLTEAEAAAVATLKTSALQFDTGSLFLTVDAGGGTTDLSLMRVTSTDVACPRMSQVSAVKGVGIGSTLIDRAFIRLVSQRLAAWPDDQSQLPANLATRMAQSHHFRIVKHKFGEKVYMQPTFKIQVEGVSHDFSHPGMGIENGRMVFTMQEIQGLFDAQFEGVMKRIMEQLDWLSENGSSEQVNFIILSGGLGSSAYIRERMQRQLLSVPHPNATRAAVVPCQDPQLVVVRGLLLDHQQKMETGNLSVLATRVARASYGVVVKEAYSPAYHFHEDVIQDPFDSKKQWAVNQIQWLIRKGDHIDPNRPLFKSFEFHLSEKDTTRCWDAEIVISLNEASHLPSSLKQAGVTKLCHVRSNLSGVQQHQLILKRKRGAFFRKGSKFYICAFDIRVIVAPADLRFELWFDGQKFSGNHEPVGIKWDAAGARVGSS; this is encoded by the exons ATGGCCGAGAAACCAGATGTTGTCGTTTCCATAGACCTAGGCACAACCTTCACAG GCGTGGCATGGAGGACGCCCAGGACGCCGATACAGGTCATCAACGATTGGCCCGGCAGCGGTGATCGAGGCGAGCGCAAGGTCCCTACAACGCTCATCTacaacgccgacgacacgctCTCATCATGGGGCTTCAtgtgcgccgacgacgacgacaacgcgccCGGGAAGACGCGGCGCGAGTTCTTCAAGATCTTCATCGACGaagccaccatcgccgccgcccagcgccagggGCTCCTCCACGCGCCCAAGAGCACCGCCGATGCCCAGAGGTACGCGACGGACTACCTGCGCGAGGTGTACGGCCACGTCAAGGAGACGGTTGAGATGCAGCTTGGCCGACGGCACTTTGGCGGCGGATGGGCCAACATGGCCGTCACGTTCCTCTTCAGCGTGCCCACGACATGGACGCGCATGGAGATCATCAACACCTTCAAGGCCATCATACGTGATGCCGGCTTCGGGATCGAAGGCCCGAGGCACACGGCGCAGGTCGACCtcaccgaggccgaggcagccgccgtggcgacgcTGAAGACGAGCGCCTTGCAGTTCGACACGGGGAGCCTGTTCCTGACGgtcgacgcaggcggcgggacAACGGACCTTTCCCTAATGCGCGTCACGTCGACGGACGTGGCCTGTCCGCGCATGTCGCAGGTGTCGGCCGTCAAGGGCGTTGGGATCGGCTCAACCCTCATTGACCGCGCCTTCATCCGTCTCGTCTCTCAGAGGCTCGCCGCCTGGCCTGACGACCAGAGCCAGCTTCCCGCTAACCTTGCCACTCGCATGGCGCAAAGTCATCACTTCCGCATCGTCAAGCACAAGTTTGGCGAAAAGGTCTACATGCAGCCGACGTTCAAGATACAAGTGGAGGGCGTCTCGCACGACTTTAGCCACCCGGGCATGGGCATCGAGAATGGTCGTATGGTATTCACCAT GCAGGAGATACAGGGCCTCTTTGACGCCCAGTTTGAGGGAGTGATGAAGCGCATCATGGAGCAGCTAGATTGGCTGTCAGAGAACGGCTCGTCGGAGCAAGTC AACTTCATAATATTATCCGGGGGCCTGGGAAGCTCGGCGTACATCCGAGAGAGGATGCAACGACAGCTGTTGAGCGTCCCGCACCCAAACGCAACGCGCGCGGCCGTGGTGCCCTGCCAGGATCCTCAGTTGGTCGTGGTCCGAGGCCTTCTCCTCGACCACCAGCAGAAGATGGAGACGGGCAACCTGTCCGTGCTGGCAACTCGTGTCGCTCGCGCAAGCTACGGGGTCGTGGTCAAGGAAGCGTACTCGCCGGCGTACCATTTCCACGAGGACGTCATCCAAGACCCCTTCGACTCCAAGAAGCAATGGGCCGTCAACCAGATCCAGTGGCTCATACGAAAg GGCGACCACATTGACCCGAACCGGCCGCTCTTCAAATCCTTCGAGTTCCACCTCTCGGAGAAGGATACTACAAGGTGCTGGGATGCCGAGATCGTCATTTCTCTCAACGAAGCATCCCATCTCCCCAGCAGCCTGAAGCAAG CGGGTGTCACGAAGCTGTGCCATGTGAGAAGCAATCTCAGCGGCGTCCAACAGCACCAGCTCATCCTCAAGCGCAAAAGGGGCGCCTTCTTCAGGAAAGGGTCCAAGTTCTACATTTGCGCCTTCGACATACGCGTCATTGTCGCGCCGGCCGACCTCAGGTTCGAGCTGTGGTTTGATGGGCAAAAGTTTTCAGGCAATCACGAGCCTGTTGGCATCAAATGGGATGCTGCCGGCGCTCGGGTGGGATCTAGCTGA
- a CDS encoding uncharacterized protein (COG:S~EggNog:ENOG503P34M), translating into MDKIPLNYEASEGDTHKQLTSELPVDVVQCLENARFLHLATATDNVPHVSLMNYTYLPTSPYSSRPVIVMTTNPASRKTTNIVANPNVSLLVHDWVSHRPPTHGRRPSGGSPGPEHRSSLASLLLNLNTSAMSSISATIGGAARLAPTGSEEEKYFTERHLENNTFEEGAGEALFRQQSGSGAGAAEGSHFVAGEEVRVIIVDIKDVRVSDWKGTVRDWAFVSEEGLVNGA; encoded by the exons ATGGACAAGATACCTCTAAACTACGAGGCGTCCGAGGGCGACACTCACAAGCAGCTGACGAGCGAGCTGCCCGTGGACGTGGTCCAGTGCCTTGAGAATGCTCGATTC CTTCACCTCGCGACCGCTACCGACAACGTCCCGCACGTGTCCCTCATGAACTACACCTACCTCCCGACGTCGCCATActcgtcccgtcccgtcatCGTTATGACCACGAACCCCGCCTCGCGCAAGACGACTAACATTGTCGCCAACCCCAACGTCTCTCTTCTCGTCCATGACT GGGTCTCGCACCGCCCGCCAacgcacggccgccgcccctctgGCGGCTCCCCTGGGCCGGAGCACCGCTCAAGCCTCGCCTCGTTGCTGCTCAACCTCAAcacgtcggccatgtcgagcaTCAGCGCCACGAtaggcggcgccgcgcgcctggcGCCGACCGGGTCCGAGGAGGAAAAGTACTTTACGGAGCGCCACCTCGAGAACAACACgttcgaggagggcgccggcgaagcGCTGTTCCGGCAACAGAGCGGCTCCGGTGCGGGTGCCGCGGAGGGAAGCCACTTCGTCGCCGGGGAGGAAGTGCGCGTCATCATCGTGGACATCAAGGACGTGAGGGTAAGTGACTGGAAGGGAACGGTGCGCGACTGGGCGTTTGTGTCGGAGGAGGGTTTGGTCAACGGGGCGTAG
- a CDS encoding uncharacterized protein (COG:S~EggNog:ENOG503Q4R5), translating into MCADDDDNAPGKTRREFFKIFIDEATIAAAQRQGLLHAPKSTADAQRYATDYLREVYGHVKETVEMQLGRRHFGGGWANMAVTFLFSVPTTWTRMEIINTFKAIIRDAGFGIEGPRHTAQVDLTEAEAAAVATLKTSALQFDTGSLFLTVDAGGGTTDLSLMRVTSTDVACPRMSQVSAVKGVGIGSTLIDRAFIRLVSQRLAAWPDDQSQLPANLATRMAQSHHFRIVKHKFGEKVYMQPTFKIQVEGVSHDFSHPGMGIENGRMVFTMQEIQGLFDAQFEGVMKRIMEQLDWLSENGSSEQVNFIILSGGLGSSAYIRERMQRQLLSVPHPNATRAAVVPCQDPQLVVVRGLLLDHQQKMETGNLSVLATRVARASYGVVVKEAYSPAYHFHEDVIQDPFDSKKQWAVNQIQWLIRKGDHIDPNRPLFKSFEFHLSEKDTTRCWDAEIVISLNEASHLPSSLKQGAHQTTNPLLIAGRPGLQRVVTVTRADDKVHLQRVSRSCAM; encoded by the exons AtgtgcgccgacgacgacgacaacgcgccCGGGAAGACGCGGCGCGAGTTCTTCAAGATCTTCATCGACGaagccaccatcgccgccgcccagcgccagggGCTCCTCCACGCGCCCAAGAGCACCGCCGATGCCCAGAGGTACGCGACGGACTACCTGCGCGAGGTGTACGGCCACGTCAAGGAGACGGTTGAGATGCAGCTTGGCCGACGGCACTTTGGCGGCGGATGGGCCAACATGGCCGTCACGTTCCTCTTCAGCGTGCCCACGACATGGACGCGCATGGAGATCATCAACACCTTCAAGGCCATCATACGTGATGCCGGCTTCGGGATCGAAGGCCCGAGGCACACGGCGCAGGTCGACCtcaccgaggccgaggcagccgccgtggcgacgcTGAAGACGAGCGCCTTGCAGTTCGACACGGGGAGCCTGTTCCTGACGgtcgacgcaggcggcgggacAACGGACCTTTCCCTAATGCGCGTCACGTCGACGGACGTGGCCTGTCCGCGCATGTCGCAGGTGTCGGCCGTCAAGGGCGTTGGGATCGGCTCAACCCTCATTGACCGCGCCTTCATCCGTCTCGTCTCTCAGAGGCTCGCCGCCTGGCCTGACGACCAGAGCCAGCTTCCCGCTAACCTTGCCACTCGCATGGCGCAAAGTCATCACTTCCGCATCGTCAAGCACAAGTTTGGCGAAAAGGTCTACATGCAGCCGACGTTCAAGATACAAGTGGAGGGCGTCTCGCACGACTTTAGCCACCCGGGCATGGGCATCGAGAATGGTCGTATGGTATTCACCAT GCAGGAGATACAGGGCCTCTTTGACGCCCAGTTTGAGGGAGTGATGAAGCGCATCATGGAGCAGCTAGATTGGCTGTCAGAGAACGGCTCGTCGGAGCAAGTC AACTTCATAATATTATCCGGGGGCCTGGGAAGCTCGGCGTACATCCGAGAGAGGATGCAACGACAGCTGTTGAGCGTCCCGCACCCAAACGCAACGCGCGCGGCCGTGGTGCCCTGCCAGGATCCTCAGTTGGTCGTGGTCCGAGGCCTTCTCCTCGACCACCAGCAGAAGATGGAGACGGGCAACCTGTCCGTGCTGGCAACTCGTGTCGCTCGCGCAAGCTACGGGGTCGTGGTCAAGGAAGCGTACTCGCCGGCGTACCATTTCCACGAGGACGTCATCCAAGACCCCTTCGACTCCAAGAAGCAATGGGCCGTCAACCAGATCCAGTGGCTCATACGAAAg GGCGACCACATTGACCCGAACCGGCCGCTCTTCAAATCCTTCGAGTTCCACCTCTCGGAGAAGGATACTACAAGGTGCTGGGATGCCGAGATCGTCATTTCTCTCAACGAAGCATCCCATCTCCCCAGCAGCCTGAAGCAAGGTGCGCACCAGACCACAAATCCActcctcatcgccggccggccgggttTACAAAGGGTTGTCACTGTCACACGGGCTGACGACAAGGTCCATTTGCAGCGGGTGTCACGAAGCTGTGCCATGTGA
- a CDS encoding uncharacterized protein (EggNog:ENOG503NZC8~COG:T), with the protein MAMTSGKGQRTPFFPKADAAILSSRHGPLPTYPKNVWPIYDPDNFGKPIAAWPSSAENGFYPPPKEEFAPASIPEKPAAACLSDRYLRAFLAENERLRCCMLWYYTRDLFNETEFLSGLREKTSLAQESTGWEFVVIGILDVNFYIRLASIGLPLAILPRGETICAHTVTQPPGSVFLLPNMMEDWRFRESPYVESGGLKAYAGAPLRLQNESGECVALGSLCVASRTSQEPLTRLQQQTLARLADWVVSDIVQCARARRQRDRRRMAELISAAQVESDRAVSEEPVLRILRTMYSEATVSVQPSKGDHVDIDSHGLIPVEDLEDGLWEDTDYLDDFIANSNNQDLPSTRAVRAITAPCESVSGPSFLVVASRDFRLVFDDVDSWFVQTCANMVSQIWHKRLLAEAMKAKEKFLRGFSHQLRTPIHGILGSVELLAEDLMSRTLPDLNSSSTKSGESTIYLDSIRSSGRDLMSIVNSMITLNRWADIAITNRNYATHTASELEAELESGILKATSGDTLSGASLFFGRDMPRDHDSFRIDLDLLRDSLLPLILNAIQHTSRGVVAVTVSLRPTEKELVVDVEDTGCGIDVADQQRIFEPYEKAQMHSAGAGLGLTLAAKFATLLYGSVALVSSEVGRGSHFRAIFREVECAPSPISSPEISKSLRALPSKYYNMSSQSDSVLLCDHFTRFLTSHGFTNSDSIDDEHFVVLDLEADPEKRHSQLSQIRTDRVAVCLVPFAEGESQPEETSDNIIYIGGPFSTSKMISVLEEADRRQSSLKTQREPQLDMDESLPAPPNAATGPTTNMETKTLVLLQNPVPQAGADDAPGIDGVVSSKTIKDVEIAAESAPTAPIPPALAVSKPAALLVDDNVVNLRIMQMYCKKRGLPYCCAADGKQAVEMFTKQQSLAASGDGPGVQLILMDLQMPVCDGFEATRQIRLLEKQNNWKTSVVFIVTGQDSPSDRKVADDVGADDYYVKPVGIKVLDRGVKQYFPAFEV; encoded by the exons atggcgatgaCCTCTGGCAAGGGACAGCGGACGCCGTTCTTCCCCAAGGCAGACGCTGCCATCCTGTCGTCGAGACACGGGCCACTGCCGACGTATCCCAAGAACGTCTGGCCCATCTACGATCCGGACAACTTTGGCAAGCCGATTGCGGCATGGCCTTCAAGCGCAGAGAATGGCTTCTATCCTCCGCCGAAGGAAGAATTCGCGCCAGCATCGATCCccgagaagcccgccgccgcgtgtcTCTCCGACCGGTACCTGCGCGCATTCCTGGCTGAGAATGAGCGCCTCAGGTGCTGCATGCTCTGGTACTACACCCGGGACCTGTTCAACGAGACCGAGTTCCTATCCGGGCTCCGAGAAAAGACTTCTCTGGCGCAGGAGTCGACGGGTTGGGAGTTTGTGGTAATAggcatcctcgacgtcaACTTTTACattcgcctcgcctcgatCGGCCTCCCTCTTGCCATTCTTCCGCGGGGAGAGACGATATGTGCACACACGGTTACTCAACCTCCTGGC AGTGTTTTCTTGCTGCCAAACATGATGGAAGATTGGCGATTCAGGGAATCACCCTACGTCGAGTCTGGTGGGTTGAAGGCCTACGCCGGGGCGCCTCTTCGCCTTCAAAACGAATCGGGCGAATGCGTCGCCCTCGGGTCGCTctgcgtcgcgtcgcggACGAGCCAGGAGCCGTTGACCagactgcagcagcagacgctcgctcgcctggCCGACTGGGTCGTGTCCGACATTGTGCAGTgtgcgagggcgaggcggcagcgtgATCGTCGTCGGATGGCGGAACTCATCTCTGCGGCACAGGTAGAGTCAGACAGAGCAGTCTCCGAGGAGCCGGTGTTGCGTATCCTGAGAACAATGTACTCGGAGGCGACGGTCAGCGTGCAGCCGTCCAAAGGGGACCATGTCGATATTGACAGCCATGGTCTGATACCCGTCGAGGATCTCGAAGACGGACTGTGGGAAGATACCGACTATCTCGACGACTTCATTGCCAACTCGAACAACCAGGACCTTCCGTCAACGAGAGCAGTGCGCGCAATCACCGCCCCGTGCGAGAGCGTTTCGGGGCCCTCgttcctcgtcgttgcctcGAGGGACTTCCGGCTGGTGTTTGACGATGTCGATTCCTGGTTTGTCCAGACTTGCGCCAATATGGTGTCCCAGATATGGCATaagcgcctcctcgccgaggcaaTGAAGGCGAAGGAAAAGTTCCTTCGGGGGTTCTCTCACCAGCTCCGAACCCCGATACACGGCATCCTTGGGTCAGTGGAGTTGCTCGCCGAGGATCTGATGTCCCGAACACTGCCCGACCTGAACTCCTCCTCAACAAAGTCTGGCGAATCAACCATCTATCTCGACTCCATCAGGTCATCGGGGCGAGATCTAATGTCCATAGTCAACAGCATGATTACACTGAACAGATGGGCGGATATCGCCATAACGAATCGGAACTATGCGACGCACACTGCATCAGAACTTGAAGCGGAGCTCGAAAGCGGCATACTCAAGGCAACCTCGGGCGACACGCTTTCTGGCGCCTCGCTATTCTTCGGCCGCGACATGCCGCGAGATCATGACAGCTTCCGTATAGACCTCGACCTACTTCGAGATAGCTTACTCCCGCTCATCCTCAACGCCATCCAACACACCTCGCGGGGCGTGGTGGCTGTGACAGTGTCACTGCGTCCGACTGAAaaggagctcgtcgtcgacgtggaagACACGGGCTGCGGCATCGATGTCGCTGACCAACAGCGAATATTTGAGCCTTATGAAAAGGCTCAAATGCActcggctggcgctgggTTGGGGCTGACCCTCGCGGCCAAGTTCGCAACACTGCTCTATGGATCCGTCGCTCTGGTGTCGTCAGAAGTTGGTCGCGGCTCGCATTTCCGAGCGATATTTCGAGAAGTCGAGTGCGCTCCCTCGCCCATCTCATCGCCTGAAATTTCTAAGAGCCTCAGAGCCTTGCCCTCCAAGTACTACAATATGTCATCACAGTCGGACAGCGTATTATTGTGCGATCACTTTACGCGTTTCCTGACCAGCCACGGCTTCACTAATTCGGACAGCATCGATGACGAACACTTCGTTGTCCTTGATTTGGAAGCCGATCCAGAGAAGCGTCACTCCCAACTGTCGCAAATTCGCACCGACCGTGTCGCTGTCTGTCTAGTACCATTCGCAGAAGGAGAGAGCCAACCGGAAGAGACATCCGACAACATAATCTACATTGGCGGTCCGTTTTCCACGTCGAAGATGATTTCGGTACTGGAAGAGGCGGACAGACGGCAGTCGTCATTGAAGACACAGCGCGAACCGCAACTTGACATGGATGAAAGCCTACCGGCTCCTCCCAATGCAGCCACGGGTCCAACCACAAACATGGAGACAAAGACATTGGTGCTATTACAAAACCCGGTGCCTCAAGCGGGTGCAGACGATGCTCCCGGTATTGACGGTGTGGTGTCGTCGAAGACTATAAAGGATGTAGAGATTGCTGCAGAATCAGCACCCACTGCTCCTATACCCCCAGCTCTTGCAGTGTCGAAACCGGCGGCACTGCTTGTGGACGACAACGTGGTCAATCTACGCATCATGCAGATGTACTGCAAAAAGCGAGGACTGCCGTACTGTTGCGCAGCCGATGGCAAACAGGCCGTGGAAATGTTCACGAAACAACAGTCGTTGGCTGCCAGCGGTGACGGACCAGGGGTTCAGCTGATCCTCATGGACCTGCAAATGCCGGTCTGCGACGGCTTCGAAGCCACGCGGCAGATAAGACTGCTGGAGAAGCAAAATAATTGGAAGACGTCTGTCGTGTTTATCGTGACTGGCCAGGACAGCCCGAGCGATCGGAAGGTTGCGGATGATGTGGGCGCTGACGATTACTACGTCAAGCCGGTGGGGATCAAGGTGCTTGATCGCGGTGTGAAGCAATATTTCCCGGCGTTTGAGGTTTAG